One genomic window of Candidatus Nitrospira inopinata includes the following:
- a CDS encoding glycosyltransferase family 9 protein, with product MRQVLVVNVTRMGDLVQMGALLGRLAQEWPGCAVDLVIDRRFASVAALLPGLREVVTHDFHELIDESRAAVKDVVALYRELAEWVRPLVERRYDRIINLTFNRASALLVGVIGAPDIRGARTAWDGGTVIDNLWMAYFADMHHFRRINRFNLVDLYALGGSGPGPFTPLKLTVGRVDQEWARCVISANGHERMEWIAVQAGASDVMKAWRPQHFGRTLALLSKPWSGGFLFLGAESERGVVSQVLQAYREAGGRNPVSSEVGKTTVAQATALLAASRLLLTNDTGPMHLAVAVGTPVVDLSVGHVDFWETGPYGPGHWVLQPELDCAPCGFDQVCPHQTCKDQLQTDQVTALLLHVLGRGPFPSDIRGFRVYQSDVDEDGLGTFRCCAGQEPPDVAWHASFWRRYWYETFTGVQSRIPSTEIPPPDVDEARSVIESLAPAVERACAAADEVVRVATQRFVDAERLRALQRALSRERERLVALGMSTMATRPITTAFVRAIQSDDMEGLGQMARHHARAYQRWRAQLVHLGQAFGIGRQKEAKTPPPRYASTAVQ from the coding sequence ATGAGGCAAGTCCTGGTCGTGAATGTGACCAGGATGGGCGACCTGGTGCAGATGGGGGCTCTGCTGGGCCGGCTGGCGCAAGAATGGCCTGGCTGTGCCGTCGATCTCGTGATCGATCGACGGTTCGCTTCCGTCGCTGCTCTGTTACCTGGTTTACGCGAGGTCGTCACCCATGACTTTCATGAGCTGATCGATGAGAGTCGAGCGGCCGTCAAAGATGTTGTCGCCCTGTATCGGGAGCTGGCGGAGTGGGTCCGTCCGTTGGTGGAGCGCCGGTATGACCGCATCATCAATCTCACGTTCAACCGGGCCAGCGCGCTCCTGGTCGGCGTCATCGGGGCTCCCGACATCCGTGGGGCTCGAACCGCTTGGGATGGCGGCACGGTCATCGACAACCTCTGGATGGCCTATTTCGCGGATATGCACCATTTTCGTCGGATCAATCGGTTCAATCTGGTCGATCTCTACGCTTTGGGCGGGAGCGGGCCAGGTCCCTTCACGCCGCTTAAGCTGACGGTGGGAAGAGTGGATCAAGAATGGGCTCGCTGCGTCATCTCGGCCAACGGCCATGAGCGGATGGAGTGGATTGCAGTCCAAGCCGGCGCCAGCGACGTCATGAAGGCGTGGCGGCCCCAGCATTTTGGTCGCACGTTGGCGCTTCTGTCGAAACCATGGAGCGGGGGTTTTCTTTTTCTGGGGGCTGAGTCCGAACGAGGCGTCGTCTCGCAAGTGTTGCAAGCCTATCGAGAGGCAGGAGGACGGAACCCGGTCAGCAGCGAGGTGGGGAAGACGACCGTGGCCCAAGCCACGGCGTTGCTGGCTGCCTCTCGCCTGCTGCTGACGAATGATACGGGGCCCATGCACTTGGCCGTCGCGGTGGGGACTCCGGTCGTCGATCTCTCGGTCGGCCACGTCGATTTTTGGGAGACAGGTCCGTATGGGCCGGGCCATTGGGTGCTTCAGCCGGAGTTGGACTGTGCACCCTGTGGATTCGATCAAGTGTGCCCGCATCAAACCTGCAAGGATCAATTGCAGACCGATCAAGTGACGGCGTTGTTGCTTCACGTCTTGGGTCGCGGACCATTTCCGTCCGACATTCGAGGGTTCCGTGTGTATCAATCCGATGTCGATGAAGACGGCTTGGGAACATTCAGATGTTGCGCGGGGCAGGAGCCGCCCGATGTGGCCTGGCATGCTTCGTTTTGGCGGCGCTATTGGTATGAAACCTTCACAGGGGTCCAAAGTCGAATCCCTTCCACGGAGATTCCGCCGCCCGACGTCGATGAGGCTCGGTCGGTGATCGAGAGCCTGGCGCCGGCCGTCGAGCGGGCCTGCGCCGCAGCCGATGAAGTCGTGCGGGTGGCAACCCAACGATTCGTCGACGCCGAGAGGCTTCGGGCATTGCAGCGCGCGCTTTCCCGTGAACGGGAACGGCTCGTTGCGTTGGGCATGAGCACGATGGCCACAAGACCGATCACGACGGCGTTTGTCAGGGCCATTCAGAGCGACGATATGGAGGGCTTGGGGCAAATGGCGCGGCATCATGCGCGGGCGTATCAGCGGTGGAGGGCGCAGTTGGTTCATCTGGGTCAAGCGTTTGGGATTGGGAGACAGAAGGAGGCGAAGACGCCGCCGCCTCGATATGCGTCGACAGCCGTTCAATGA